CTCACCCGCGTTACGTAACGGAGAACTTCTTAAACGTTGACaattttcttatgttttgtctttttttttccttctcgtttCATTTGATCCGTTCGCTCTGTTGGCCAGACGGTCGCTCCGTTCGGTGCCCGTACGTTTGCATCCGGCTCGCGCAAAGTGACACTGATTCCGGGTGATGGTATTGGACCCGAAATTTCTGCCGCCGTGCAGAAGATCTTCTCCGTCGCGAATGTACCGATCGAGTGGGAAACGGTCGACGTTACACCGGTGCGGGTAAGTAATTGGGTCAGCGTACAAGTATCTTATCAAGTGAGCGTGGtcattaatgtttttttttctttctctttctttctatctttGCTCCACGACACCAGAATCCAGATGGCAAGTTTGGCATTCCGCAGGGTGCTATCGATTCGGTGAACCGTAACAAGGTTGGCCTGAAGGGTCCACTGATGACACCGGTCGGTAAGGGACATCGGTCGCTTAACCTGGCCCTCCGCAAAGAGTTCAATCTGTACGCGAACGTGCGTCCGTGTCGCAGTCTCGAAGGTTACAAGACGCTGTACGACAACGTGGACGTGGTGACGATTCGCGAGAACACCGAGGGCGAGTACTCGGGCATTGAGCACGAAATCGTGGACGGTGTGGTGCAGAGTATTAAGCTCATCACGGAGGAAGCCTCGAACCGTGTGGCCGAGTACGCGTTCAAGTATGCCAAAGATAATAACCGCAAGAAGGTGACGGTAGTACACAAGGCTAACATTATGCGTATGTCGGACGGTTTGTTCCTGCGCTGTTGCCGTGATATGGCCCAGAAGTATCCGGAGATTAAGTTCGAGGAGCGATATCTCGATACGGTCTGTCTGAACATGGTCCAGGACCCGAGGAAGTACGATGTGCTGGTAATGCCCAACCTGTATGGTGACATTCTGTCCGATATGTGTGCTGGGCTGGTCGGTGGACTCGGTCTTACACCGTCCGGAAATATGGGTCTGAACGGTGCACTATTTGAGTCTGTGCACGGTACCGCACCGGACATTGCCGGTAAGGATCTGGCCAATCCCACTGCCCTGCTTCTGTCGGCGGTAATGATGCTGCGACATATGGAGTTGAACCAGCACGCGGACAAGATCCAGAACGCGTGCTTCGAGACGATTAAGGAAGCGAAATGGTTAACCGGTGATCTGGGCGGTAAGGCCAAATGCTCCGAGTACACCAACGCCATCTGTGACCGAATTAAGTAAGAGGGGTTGGACCGGAAGCGTGGATGGGGGCATTTCGGTACGTGCAGGACAACGGCGACAAAATAACCTCCCCATCCCACAAATATCCTACCAAGGACCCTTCAAACGCCATAAGAATGCAACCGAGAGAGAaggagtgagagaaagagcgagaatAGTGGCTGTTTCTAGTGAATTACTAAGCAAAAGGACAGAAAGAGAGTGCGAGAAGGAAAACAGAGAGCAGTAACTAGCGAactatttatttgtaattttaaaatgcaaaacaaaatcctacAAACATTCACTAGCCGACGCAAACATGGACACACAGACCAGAGCGCCATCGGTCCCCCGACGCACAGCGTGTACGTGTCTTTCCGTATAACGGCATTGGCTTCTTCAGATGGGAACCAGTATTAGGATGCGTaacaaaaaacagtaaaaaaccaccaccacgtcCAAAGACCGACAAAGTATCGAAGCATAGAAACGACATCCGAGCCCGCCTCAAAACTGGACAAAGCAggaaacaaccaaccaacgtgCGCGCCATGTCACACCAAACCACCACGCTTGcttagtttccttttttccgttaTGCGCCTACTACAGACAATAATAAGCATATgcacatgtgtgtttgtgggggaAAAGATACTAAAGAGCGGGATACTGCGtcgtatgtgtgtatgagtgaaGTTGGAGCGAGTTGAAGTATTTTTCTgttcctgttttgttttacctccCTGTTAATTAGTCACTTATGGTAGATGATATGGATTGTGTAATGGCGGCGACACCGATCCCTTCCCGCACGCCGCCTCCCACAACAACTGCGAACGAATTGAATGCTATGAGGTGTCCTCCTTCAGAAAGGAACTGCTAGAACGCCATGTtagttaaaaagaaaattcaaacgaaaggaaagaCAGAGAGCAGCAAACACACGCGCGCCACACTGTCGGACGGGATGTGAATGTACgttctgagaaaaaaaaacatcgatttcatcaaaaatggaaataaaattgtttcagAATTAGTtgattcaaacaaacaatctcTAGTTAACCTAATCGTGACTGGAAGAAAATAGCTTAACTAGCTGAGCAACTGTTACTTTATCCgattttgtagtttttcctttattatCCGGTAGCGTGTTTATATAGTTGGTTCTAAATAatcatatatatatttttatgtgtttgtgtttcgggGAAGGGGACAAAGGGGTAGTGTGTATATATTTGCTTTCGATTCATATTAAAATGCGTCcgtttgaagaagaagaacagttAAGCAGGCACACGCTCAATTTGGCCCAAGACTGATCCCTTCATAACACCTAATAATCGAACAATTTATCATGGTAAAAGTtcgcgattttttttcttttcctcttaaTTGATCACCTGAAGCGGGAATAATAAAATGATGCTTAAAAACTTTAGTATCAAAAGAAACTTATACACTtacaaaaaacaccaaacataTGGAACTTTAGTGGGGTGCAGGAACTTAGTCTTAACTACTACTACGTAGTAGCTTCCACAACTCAGAAGGTTGCATTCGCACAACTACCAAATTAAGTTCACAGTGCTCCAAACGCAAATCCGGACATCGAAAAAGGGCGATTTTCTACGTCCTCAGGACTCAGAATTCTTTACTTGAAAGCAAATGTCCCTGTCTCAGTAACATGTAGTTACCGCATTGTACTACTGCGGAAACCTTTCCTTTTCGTTAGCTCAGCCCATGGTGGTGACTGTCAACTGTTATTTGATTATCTTGACACACGGCTCACAGCACTATCCGCCCTGATAATTGATGTTGCGGAGTATATCTTGCAGGGATCGGTGATATGACCGATTTGATGGGTATCCCATCAATATAGAGGCCACAACTGAATAGTGATCTTGCTTGACTGAAAGGTTTCTGAACTTACGTTTAGAGCACTGTAATTCCACTAGCATACCGGTGCGAAAGCTAGACTCAATCTGTCCGAATGGAACCTTTGACTTGCTGTAGTAGAGATGGTTAAAGTTCTGTAAATATGCGCTTGTTAACATTTTAGCTTTCTAAATTAACTTTCCTGGCCAATCATTATAAATCATTTAATCAAAAATCATTTATAAAAAGAAAGCGCTGATCGTCATGCTTGCACTCAAACAACCCGcgcacacaccaccatcagctTCCCTCTTCcaggaaagtgtttttttaaacagtttttttccttaaGTGTGTGTTAGCAAAAAACTTTTATGtataaaatagatttttggTTTCAAATATTATTATGCGAATGAGATTTGTCCtgcttcccgttttttttttcttctcctgctgTGCTCCTGCTGCATCGCTACACTCTACATTGCTGCTACGCTCGATTATTAATTATGTACGCGGGTCGCGCTCTCTACCTTAAAGTTATACTTCTGGTTTGatttagcgttttttttttcttttcgtgtcTTCTAGAACTATCCCTGGATTGTTTATTAATGTTTTCTTATAATCATTAAACTACGCCAAACGGAACTCATCAAGGGGGAGTAGAGAGCGAACTATTAAAGAAATGTTTGACGCGCACGCGAGAAGGATTTGTctttttgtttaaactttGTGCTACCTTCAGCTTGGGATGTATGTGGTGTGTAAGCTTTTAGGGGGAGAGTTAAAAGGGAAGCACCAAACCAACACTAAGGGGGAGGCACCAGCGCCACTATCCGGGGACAGAAAATATTGAAGAGGAAATACAGCAAAAGGACCGAAATAAATCCATTTTTCCGACTAGACTACCTTGTAAAATGAATACCAGAGAGTTCACAGACAGTTTATCCTTGACGTTTACCTAAAGACCAGAGGCAGCAAACACTGCTCCTACACAATATGCAAATATACGAGAAACACTATGCGAAAAATTATGCTCAATTCACTTCTCTAACTTCCCCGGTACACATACTGCTAAGAACTGCCGGCTAATATATAGGGCGCATCAGTACGGGTGTAAGTTGCTAAGTTCTTTTCGTTTCCAAGGTAAGCTTAAATGTGTTGCGTTCTTACACGTGTTCTGACTGTTTCATTTGGTTTAAATTGCGCCATTCGAGattatcacacacacagacacactctTTGCACTATTctagggaaggaaaaaaatcagtCGTTCCGGTGATAGGAAGATAGGGGGACGATGTTGGACGATACGAAGCGAAAAGGAGGAGAAGGAATTATTATTTCGAGTGCCGATAATTTTGTTGTTCACAAGTCCcttttttatcccttttcgATAAGGGAATTttcgttttcacttttttcagTCATGTTTAAGCCTAAAAGTTAGTTTCTCCTGAGTATACGGGTAATCAATTCACTTACACTGGGATCACTAGCACGTATGtccgcgtgtttgtgtgtgtgtgtgtatagacgaatgaaagagagacaaaaacgacacacaaacgcgcacaCGTACTGCTGCCGGGACcaaggcaaagaaaaaggatcATTTGTAGTAGAGTAAATAGGTTTTCGTTGGAGGAGAAAACGTGTAAAACTTGCGATTGGCGAATTTacccacagcaaaaaaaaaaaaactatccttGACCGATCCGGATATTCCGTTTGACAGAAAGACCTCATGTCGTTGTTGTTCGTTTCATGTGCTGTTCGATAAAGAAGCTGATTAGCTGATCATTTCGCGATACTTAAGCTTGTGTTTCGAGAGCATCTCCGTCACGGTGACGAGCTTCTTGAGCGCATTGTTCGTCTTGCTCATGGCCTGCAGCTCCGGTAGATACGACACACAGATGTGGTGCAGTGTGGCGAGTTCACGGCCTGGAAGGTGTTACCGAAtatagtagtagaagtagtaatATCATTTCCGCGTGGACAGAAATGTACTTACCTGCATCAGAACTGGAAAGCGTGGATGAATTGTTTGGCTCCTGCATACAGCCAGGCGGTGGATTAGGATCCGTCACAGAGGACAACTGATCGAGAAAAACGATCATCCGTTCCTTATTCTTTAAGATAAACGGATTAACCACTTCCATATACGGTTCCTGCAGCatgaaaagaatgaaaatccGAAAATAttctagtaaaaaaaaattcccgcAATAGACACACCACTCGTTCTCACCTTGCCACCGAATTCAACCAGATTGGCcaaattttgtaaacatttcGCAACCATGATCAGTGACCTGGTCGCCATTTGGTGTGGCGTTTCATTGACTAGACCGAATTGACGAGGATTGAGCAGGGCGGGACAGAGCAGCCGCAGAAAGATGAACCCGGACACGACGCGGGTCCGCACCAGACGCTCGTTCGGTGACGGCCACTTGGCCACGACCGACTTCTGCAGACAGTTGCAGATGTAGCGCACCGTCCGCGGGCACGCATCAGGTGAGGTGAAGATCGATTGCGTCACCTGATCGagaatcatcagcaaaaactCCGCATTCGAGCACGCATCATCGTTGACGTCCATCTTGGTTGGATTCAGTTCGGCTGATTGTTTGCTATCGAGTATTCGCTGTACCGTATCGGATACGGCTGATTGTAGAAATAGCGTGCATTCGGCACGCATGTACAGATCCATCAGGGTCGTTGCAAGCGATGCTCCACGGAACAGGGTGGAGGTTTCGTTTTCGCGGGCCACTTCCGCCTGACAAAGGATTCGTAGCAGCTCCGTTTCACGCTTCTCGTGCCGGAACACTTTGAGCAGTGAGGTGGCAAGTGGGATACGATCATTGTGACATATCTCGGACAGTGCCCGTACGGCGTTCAGTTCCGATTCGACGAGCAGCTGCTGCAGTGGACTGTATTCTTCGCACGGCATTACGAGATCGTCCAGATAGCGAATGCGCAACCGGATCGAACCCCATTCGCCCATCGGCGTCATGCCGTTGAGCGGGAACCATTCTTCCGTTTCCTGCCCATTCTTCAGACTGCACAGATCGACCGTCAGTTCGGCTACTTCGGAATCTTTGCCACGCTTGCCACGACTTAGTACGGTTATCGTTACCGTAACTACATCCGGTGGAACATCGCTGTAAAGGGAATAAGAGAACATGTAATGTCCAACATCcaggaaaacaataaaatacagAGTGTCCTATACTTACTCCAGTACGAATTCCTCTTCCCATACCGGATCCGGTGCTGTCTTGACACGCGTTTTGCCCACCTTCACCTGGTTGAGCGAGACGACACAGTACGGATGCGGTACCAGCTTGAACGGCAACCGATGCGCTTCCAGTATCTGCAGATTCAGACAGCGCAGTTCACGCAGCCGCGGTACCTTGGATTGCGCTTTGCTGAGCTGCGACACGCAGTGTGACTTCAGTGCCGATATCCACTCGACGTAGCACTCCTGATTGTTGGCACAGAGATAGGTGATGGTAGCGAGACACGGAAGCGCCCGTTCAACTATCTGGAAGCAGTGTTGCCGCTCCCAGAACGATTCATGGCACTGTAAAGGAGGTAAAAAGGAGCAAAACGAATCACTCAAGGTGCTTTCTTAAGGACACCCGGCGCTACACCTTACCTGATACAAATAAGCACACGAAAGATCGATCAAACCCttcggtttcgttttcttcggaCTGTCGTAGAAGCAGAGATGCGTTTCCGAACCTTCAACAAGCAGCGCAAAGAACAGTTGCTTCCACTTGGCCGTCTTATCCGACTTTTTCAGCAGATAGCCATGATGCTTGATGCCCTTCGTCTTTTTCAGCATATTTTGATCGCGACACTCACGCAACGTCGCGTAAATCTTTTCCGCAGCGCTGGCCAAATTCGTTGGCGGATGGTACTCCGGCTGGCTGCCATTAATGACCGGATGCATCAGCGTATGTCCCTCGACGATTTGCTCCTTCCGGTACCGATTGATAACCGCATCAAGACACTCGAACGTACGTCCACCCATCAGATACCGGACACCCTTCTTCTCGATCCGGAACCGCTGAATCTGATTGTTGATGTGAAAGAAGAGCGAATAATCGCCCGGCGAATTATCGCTCGGACGCACCAGAAAGCTTCCCGGACCGGCCTTTACCAACATATCGACCGCTTCGTTTTTGGTGCAGGTCGGATGGAACCAGGGAAACACCGTGTTCGGATCGATCGCTGGATCGAGATCCTCTACCAACTCACGGAAGATCATACCCTGTTCACCGGTGCGATGTGCCGTCACCCACAACCATCCATCGCCCATATCGTTGTGTACGAAGAAAATATCACCCTTCTGAAACGTTAGCTCATCCGTGTCGGGCATCTTGGTGTACGGTAGGATCGCCACGACACGCTTCTTATCGTTGACCGGTTCCGGTGGTGGTACGGGTTGTACGAGCCGTTCGCGCTTTAGCAAATCGCTACACGACGTGTAATAGCCGACCAGATCACTGAGCGAGAAAAATTGCCTTCCACCGATGTAAAAGTCACCGCATACGGCCGTAATGCGGAAATGGTTGATACCAGTGCGACCAAGGTAGCTCAACACGTACGAGCCCGGTTTGCGGTCACTCTCACgaactgtttgtgtgtgtttatgtaggACGAAAGAAATTATTAGCGATCACGTAAAACTTGCCAGCCTCCTGAGACCGAACTTACCGAGATAACTGCCCAGTTTGGTGGTTGATTTCAGCCGCTGCTCGGCACTGTATCGATCGAGACGCCCATGGTACCATTCACTCTCCGGGGGTGCAGTAATGGCCGGACGGTCGAATGCACCTGTCGGACAaacggaacacacacacacgaagatAAAACATGCATTGTATGGAAAATGCGAACAAAATATccgcacaaaaaaggaaagttttgctGTGAACTAGCGTTGAGCTTGATGAATCTTTTGTGTGATCGATTCACTTTCAGAAGCGAATATTAAAATTCAGTTAAACGATTAAGAGACAACAGGGACAGGGGGGCATGGAGTACAACGAATCGTTCGAAATTCATGAACTTTTCGAGATTCACGACTCTTTGGAATAGAGATTGTGAGATTCTAGAGACTCATTCAGCTGAAAGATTAATTTTGATGAATCTGAACCAGATTCACCCAACACCAATGTGCAGCATATGCATACCGTTCAACGTTGCGGGTCCATCGAACTCATCCTGATCGAGTTCCTGAGCGATATCGGCCAGATCAATGCCACCGCCGTCCTCCGAGCCGGTGGACGGTGAACCGAGCTTATCACGATGAAAACCACCACCGAGCGCACCACCGCTGCTACTTAATCGCATCATGTCACCCATTGCTTTTCGTTGTGCGTTGAATTCAATGTTGTTTACTCCCcgtctcgctttctctctctctctctctctctctctcttctcttttcCTCTGCAATCACTTTTCAACACACCACCCCCAAATATGTACGCGCAAACGGgtgcttttttcacacacgGTTTCCTTTGTTTGCACCGCGCCTCAGCAAGCGCAACGGAACGCAGCAGCTAGTGCATTACACTGGTGCAACACAGCGATGAATTTGCAACCGCACTCTACTGCAGCTGGAAAAaagtgggaaagaaaaaagataaagaagCTGCTGCCAAGAAACACAGTCCATCATCGACAGGGGATTTGGAAAGGCGACTCTCTCCTCCGTGGGCAATACATAGCGCACCGCACAGAGAAAACACGACCTTCCCGTTCCACTGTCGGTGGTCGGTGGGGGAGGGGGATTGGgaagttgatttgtttttcctgcacACCTGCCGTATAACGATGAAATACTTCTGCATCCGCCACGCACTGATaattgtgagaaaaaaaaaaaacttttttgataattttcccACAATCACTCCAGATCACTTCCGTCCGAAACAGGACGACACCGTTTTTGTCCCAGTGACAGCCCACGTACACGTATCGGACTGCAGCGGGCGTTTGCCTATAACATCGGCCTGCTTCGCTGTCAAACTTCCTGTCAGCGTCCGTTATCAAAGCAGTTCACTTGATTTCAATACTACTCTGTATGGTATGCTACTGAAAAATCACTTATTTCAAGCCACGGACAGTCCGACGCCGATCCGATTGTCCGGGAAACGACGGACCAATATTTTGATAGCAACGCCTGCTGTCGTCCGATACGTGTACATGTTGACTgtggcatacacacacacaccacccgaAACAACATACTACTACGGCATGCTTTCTATGCACACATTGCATGCGTAAAACGGTGTTTGATGCGGTGACACGAGTTTCACATCCGTGGAAAGCACACTTTCACAATTTCGGTCACTTTTTCACGCGATTAAAACACGATTTTTCCTCCCCGTGTGTGCACTGCTTCGATAGCTGGCTGCGATGATTAATCCTCCGTCTGAGAAGAGATGGACCCCACcagaggcaaaaaaaacctcttctCGCGAGAGAAAATGTCCTTCGTTCTCTTGCTTTCTCGATTGTTTACACACgcgttgatggtggtggattGGTTACTATACGAAATGATCAATTTGCAAAGGACGAACCTTTTGGAGctagattttaaaattaaaaatatttttgcacaatttgcaCCTTATTATGCTCTGATGCAGAAAAATAATCTATTGTTTGCCGTGTCATATTGGAAAAAATTGTATTCAAATTAGAATACCGTCCGATTTTCACTGATCTTTCGGACTGCACTGAAGCAGAAACAAATCCGTGCTCAATTGTCAACACAGCTAATTTATTACACTCAAAATAACGCTACTAAACTAATTGTATTGTTATGTACAGGACACAAAGTGCATTTTCAAACTAGATTTTACGTAACCTAAAATAACAAACCCCAACGACCCGTGGGAATCTGCGCATAGAGCGAAGCAACTTACAAAAGAAAGTCTAGCCTTTGTACCGTGTATTGTTCCGTACATCTCTTACATGCTGAAAGATTCGCCACACCCGCACGTGCCTTTAATGTTGGGATTGTTAAATACAAATTCCGACGAGAGTTCCGATTCAACGTAATCCATTTCTGTgcctaaaacgaaaaaaaggaacaatgaTGCAATAGTAATTGTTTAAGGTCACAACACACTACATCTACCTAAGAGAGATAATTGTGCCTTCTTGTCGATAAGCACTTTCACACCGTCCTGTATGACTTCCTCATCCATTTTatctgtaaataaataagaattactttaaaattctaacgaaaaaaaatcgcttctcTTCTCGCGGGAATGAAATGTCATGTGGGACGGTGTAGCAGAGCATGCATGATGACTATCAGcaatgtggtttgttttggttttatgtaATCAGCAACCAAAATGCGGTCGTGTTGCTGCTTCAACAcgcagcacacaaaacactttaCGAACCTTTCGTCGTTGCATAGTCCAGTGTGTAGGACAATCCGTTGCATCCCCGTTGCCGTACACCAACCTTGAGACCAATCTGTAGATATGGAAAAGAGCACAAAATCAGTCCACACTGCGCACTACCACCGGAGGGCGATGCTTTATTTGTACTGCTTACAAATTCGTTTTTGCCTTCTAACAGCTGTTTTATCCTGTTTACTGCTGCCGGAGTCTGTTGTATTGATACAAAAGTAGAAGGAAAACATAGAAATTCTTTTCTGTTGTCGGTTCCAGCCAATGCCAGCGTAAGAATGGATCGATAAATCTTACCAGCGATAGTGCAGCTCTCATCGGAAGCAGCTTCCGATGCTTTACCGCACGCACTGTGGCTGTTGCTACGATTTTCGAAGCCATTTGCCAAGGGAATTTGCTACTTTCGGCACCAAAGAACGCTTATCCTGTGAAAATTAATACATAATGAAGAAGGTTTTCGTGTTTCGTGCACTATTTCACAACTATTTTGATCGCCCCTGCCGCGCCACACGTACCTACCACAGGGAATTTTAAATATCGAATGTAACTTTGTTATGACAGCGGCTGTTGACAGCTGATTCGGGTTTGACAGctgattgttttgcaaaattggtttgtttatgttattttgGTGGTCGTGTGGTGGTTTTTAATTATGGCAGTGTTCTTTTGATTTAGTTTGCCAAAGTATTATCCGTCCGATGAGTAAAGTaccaaaaatgtctcaa
This genomic window from Anopheles maculipalpis chromosome 2RL, idAnoMacuDA_375_x, whole genome shotgun sequence contains:
- the LOC126558427 gene encoding probable isocitrate dehydrogenase [NAD] subunit alpha, mitochondrial isoform X2, whose amino-acid sequence is MAARLIKKILDGEYGTLLAKFSAQLKDNWVKIYITSSSSFTASSTANTKRNEPIVQTVAPFGARTFASGSRKVTLIPGDGIGPEISAAVQKIFSVANVPIEWETVDVTPVRNPDGKFGIPQGAIDSVNRNKVGLKGPLMTPVGKGHRSLNLALRKEFNLYANVRPCRSLEGYKTLYDNVDVVTIRENTEGEYSGIEHEIVDGVVQSIKLITEEASNRVAEYAFKYAKDNNRKKVTVVHKANIMRMSDGLFLRCCRDMAQKYPEIKFEERYLDTVCLNMVQDPRKYDVLVMPNLYGDILSDMCAGLVGGLGLTPSGNMGLNGALFESVHGTAPDIAGKDLANPTALLLSAVMMLRHMELNQHADKIQNACFETIKEAKWLTGDLGGKAKCSEYTNAICDRIK
- the LOC126558427 gene encoding probable isocitrate dehydrogenase [NAD] subunit alpha, mitochondrial isoform X1; the encoded protein is MAARLIKKITVAPFGARTFASGSRKVTLIPGDGIGPEISAAVQKIFSVANVPIEWETVDVTPVRNPDGKFGIPQGAIDSVNRNKVGLKGPLMTPVGKGHRSLNLALRKEFNLYANVRPCRSLEGYKTLYDNVDVVTIRENTEGEYSGIEHEIVDGVVQSIKLITEEASNRVAEYAFKYAKDNNRKKVTVVHKANIMRMSDGLFLRCCRDMAQKYPEIKFEERYLDTVCLNMVQDPRKYDVLVMPNLYGDILSDMCAGLVGGLGLTPSGNMGLNGALFESVHGTAPDIAGKDLANPTALLLSAVMMLRHMELNQHADKIQNACFETIKEAKWLTGDLGGKAKCSEYTNAICDRIK
- the LOC126556967 gene encoding ras GTPase-activating protein 1 — translated: MGDMMRLSSSGGALGGGFHRDKLGSPSTGSEDGGGIDLADIAQELDQDEFDGPATLNGAFDRPAITAPPESEWYHGRLDRYSAEQRLKSTTKLGSYLVRESDRKPGSYVLSYLGRTGINHFRITAVCGDFYIGGRQFFSLSDLVGYYTSCSDLLKRERLVQPVPPPEPVNDKKRVVAILPYTKMPDTDELTFQKGDIFFVHNDMGDGWLWVTAHRTGEQGMIFRELVEDLDPAIDPNTVFPWFHPTCTKNEAVDMLVKAGPGSFLVRPSDNSPGDYSLFFHINNQIQRFRIEKKGVRYLMGGRTFECLDAVINRYRKEQIVEGHTLMHPVINGSQPEYHPPTNLASAAEKIYATLRECRDQNMLKKTKGIKHHGYLLKKSDKTAKWKQLFFALLVEGSETHLCFYDSPKKTKPKGLIDLSCAYLYQCHESFWERQHCFQIVERALPCLATITYLCANNQECYVEWISALKSHCVSQLSKAQSKVPRLRELRCLNLQILEAHRLPFKLVPHPYCVVSLNQVKVGKTRVKTAPDPVWEEEFVLDDVPPDVVTVTITVLSRGKRGKDSEVAELTVDLCSLKNGQETEEWFPLNGMTPMGEWGSIRLRIRYLDDLVMPCEEYSPLQQLLVESELNAVRALSEICHNDRIPLATSLLKVFRHEKRETELLRILCQAEVARENETSTLFRGASLATTLMDLYMRAECTLFLQSAVSDTVQRILDSKQSAELNPTKMDVNDDACSNAEFLLMILDQVTQSIFTSPDACPRTVRYICNCLQKSVVAKWPSPNERLVRTRVVSGFIFLRLLCPALLNPRQFGLVNETPHQMATRSLIMVAKCLQNLANLVEFGGKEPYMEVVNPFILKNKERMIVFLDQLSSVTDPNPPPGCMQEPNNSSTLSSSDAGRELATLHHICVSYLPELQAMSKTNNALKKLVTVTEMLSKHKLKYREMIS
- the LOC126559409 gene encoding iron-sulfur cluster assembly 1 homolog, mitochondrial — its product is MASKIVATATVRAVKHRKLLPMRAALSLTPAAVNRIKQLLEGKNEFIGLKVGVRQRGCNGLSYTLDYATTKDKMDEEVIQDGVKVLIDKKAQLSLLGTEMDYVESELSSEFVFNNPNIKGTCGCGESFSM